A window of Tripterygium wilfordii isolate XIE 37 chromosome 7, ASM1340144v1, whole genome shotgun sequence contains these coding sequences:
- the LOC120002584 gene encoding uncharacterized protein LOC120002584, giving the protein MGNTVWKATTTKAKETKATATNLTGTKAATTKTKETILLPSTRTLFALSVVVETENCSSSSFESLCCASSGKTATISMFLYLCRFCKIWMDYSRLSKVYTDGVESFLNFAFRSQPEGGKIPCPCQQCVLYKYGNRAEVYDHLVVIGIMPGYRVWDHHGESRSNPIEGHHLEQEIFRVDNMNEMIQGALGVNNLHENMNIDGEALGKQTAEGFFAQEHEKANQSSHAEKCLFKWSNKSFSVLLKMIKKAFPVAETFPNSFNGAKKIIDRLGLQYEKIHACPNDYMLFWKEKSNNDACSMCGASRWKNAENNLINNTLGKKKRTPAKVLRFFPLKPRLKRLYMSSKTSELMKWHANDRIKDGALRHPADSEAWKRFDLQYPEFAKDPRNVRLGLASDGFNPFGTLQSVYSTWPVILMPYNLPPWLCMKQPYFILSLLIPGPNGPGNNIDVYLQPLVQELIELWEVGEDTFDASSKETFNLRAAIMWTINDFPAYGNLSVWCTYGRFACPICNEDTSSMRLKYGKKFCYMYHRRFLDHSSNYRNDAKSFDGTKELRYAPIVLSGSEILHQMRGIKFNLGKASDKVSGVKKGTWKKRSVFFEVPYWGFNLLRHNLDVMHIEKNVCDNLVSTSLNIDKKSKDNLNARLDLKELNIRKDLWPQQRGSGRTYLPPACFTMTAHEKKLFYEVLENVRFPDGYASNISRCIRKNRKFSGLKSHDCHVLMQQLLPVALRGTLPNNVILTLCNFERIFPPSFFTIMVHLVVHLASEAMIAGPVQYRWIYLSTLKSYVRNKACPEGSIAEAYIAAECLHSALVT; this is encoded by the exons aTGGGCAATACTG TTTGGAAGGCTACGACAACAAAGGCGAAAGAGACGAAGGCGACAGCAACGAATTTGACGGGAACCAAGGCGGCGACGACGAAGACTAAGGAGACGATATTGTTGCCCTCCACAAG GACCCTTTTTGCACTTTCTGTGGTGGTAGAGACGGAAAattgttcatcatcatccttTGAGAGTCTGTGTTGTGCAAGCTCTGGTAAGACAGCAACAATTTCAATGTTTCTTTATCTTTGCAGATTTTG TAAAATATGGATGGATTATAGTAGACTTAGCAAAGTTTATACTGATGGAGTGGAGAGCTTTCTTAATTTTGCATTTAGGAGTCAACCAGAAGGAGGAAAAATCCCATGTCCGTGTCAGCAATGTGTGCTTTACAAGTATGGAAACAGAGCAGAGGTGTATGATCATCTAGTTGTAATTGGCATTATGCCAGGATACAGGGTTTGGGATCACCATGGTGAGTCAAGGTCGAATCCTATTGAAGGTCATCACCTAGAACAAGAAATATTTAGGGTTGATaatatgaatgaaatgatacaGGGAGCTTTAGGAGTGAACAACCTACATGAGAATATGAATATAGATGGAGAAGCTTTAGGAAAACAAACTGCAGAAGGATTttttgcacaagaacatgaaaaagctAATCAATCTTCACATGCCGAAAAA TGCTTGTTTAAGTGGAGCAATAAGTCATTTAGTGTGTTgcttaaaatgattaaaaaagcGTTTCCTGTTGCTGAAACATTTCCAAACTCCTTTAATGGAGCAAAGAAGATCATTGATCGATTAGGTCTCCAATACGAAAAGATTCATGCTTGTCCTAATGATTACATGCTTTTTTGGAAAGAAAAGAGTAacaatgatgcatgttcaaTGTGTGGGGCATCTAGATGGAAAAATGCTGAGAATAATTTGATTAATAATacattggggaaaaaaaagagaactccAGCAAAGGTGTTAAGGTTTTTTCCTTTGAAGCCAAGACTCAAACGATTATACATGTCATCCAAAACATCAGAATTGATGAAATGGCATGCAAATGATCGTATTAAAGACGGTGCCTTAAGGCATCCAGCTGATTCAGAAGCGTGGAAGAGGTTCGATTTACAATATCCAGAGTTTGCTAAGGACCCACGTAATGTCCGATTAGGGCTTGCCAGTGATGGTTTCAACCCTTTTGGGACACTACAAAGTGTTTATAGTACATGGCCGGTGATTTTAATGCCATACAATCTACCACCATGGTTGTGTATGAAGCAACCATATTTCATACTTTCTCTGTTAATTCCTGGTCCAAATGGCCCTGGTAACAACATAGATGTATATTTGCAACCTCTTGTACAAGAGTTGATTGAATTGTGGGAGGTTGGAGAAGACACATTCGATGCATCATCCAAAGAAACTTTCAATCTGCGGGCAGCTATAATGTGGACAATAAATGATTTTCCTGCATATGGTAATTTGTCTGTTTGGTGTACCTATGGTCGTTTTGCATGTCCTATTTGTAATGAAGATACTAGTTCTATGCGATTAAAGTAtggaaagaaattttgttacatGTATCATCGTCGGTTTTTGGATCATAGCTCAAACTACCGAAATGATGCAAAATCTTTTGATGGGACCAAAGAATTAAGATATGCACCGATTGTACTATCAGGATCAGAAATTTTACATCAAATGAGGGGgatcaagttcaatcttggtaAGGCTAGTGATAAAGTTAGTGGGGTAAAGAAGGGTACATGGAAAAAGAGAAGTGTTTTTTTCGAAGTTCCTTATTGGGGTTTTAACTTACTGCGTCACAATCTTGACGTGATGCATATTGAAAAGAATGTATGTGACAACTTGGTGAGTACATCGTTGAATATTGACAAGAAATCAAAGGATAACTTAAATGCTCGATTGGATTTGAAAGAGTTGAATATCAGAAAAGATTTATGGCCCCAACAACGAGGTTCTGGGAGGACTTATTTGCCTCCTGCTTGTTTTACCATGACTGCACATGAaaaaaagcttttctatgaGGTTTTGGAGAATGTTAGATTTCCAGATGGTTATGCATCAAATATTTCACGTTGTATTCGAAAGAATCGTAAATTTTCAGGTTTGAAAAGCCATGACTGTCATGTCCTTATGCAACAACTTCTTCCTGTCGCATTGAGAGGAACTTTACCTAACAAT GTTATTTTAACTCTTTGTAATTTCGAGAGGATATTTCCACCATCATTCTTCACAATTATGGTGCATTTAGTAGTTCACTTGGCAAGTGAAGCAATGATTGCTGGACCGGTACAATATCGTTGGAT ATATTTGTCAACTTTGAAGTCTTATGTGCGAAACAAAGCATGTCCTGAAGGTTCTATAGCAGAAGCGTACATTGCGGCAGAATGTTTACATTCTGCTCTCGTTACTTAG